The Lycium barbarum isolate Lr01 chromosome 11, ASM1917538v2, whole genome shotgun sequence genome contains the following window.
CAAACAGGAAAGTACTTAAACTACTAATAAACAGATAACGAAAAGAGATTTACTGAAAAttttcgagtgcagcgaagtggaGCTTTGGGTCTCCAATATACACTCGAACGCTAACAAATCCAAGCTCGAATTCACCCATGACTCGAAACAGTAGCAGGAACCAAAAGAGAACAAGAATGATTTTCTATTTCGAATAAATATCAAAGCAGTATTAAAACTGATGAAGACTTAATATTTTCTAGGGAAATTTGACACGGCTGGAaaagaactcttttttttttcttttcgggATTCCAGGCGACTAAAACTTGtccttcaaatgagttcataAGCAACCATTTATAGGAAGCATCTAGGGTTTTCTGGGGTTTTCAATTTTAGGTGGGATCTTTAGGTCAAAATGCTCCACCCCAAATCAAACGTTCGGATTTCAAATGCCCAATCCCGAAAAGAAAGAAACGGACAAAAATTCATAAAAACTTCGTACCCGAAAACGAAAAGGGACTGATAAAGGAGATGGATTTGAACTCGGAAAGGGACAAAATCCATTAAAATCGTTCAGATCAAAACAGACAAAGGAAGAAGACGACGACTTACCCTAAGCTGAAACCTGACGGGGAAAGGACAAGTCATTAATTCCTTTCCCCAAAATGGCTGCGCATGGCCTGTAATCACGAAGGAGCTCTGCGGATTTTCCACTTTtgttgaagaagagagagagcgAGAAAAGAGAAGGTGAGGTGCGGCGCTGAATTGAGAGGAACCCTAGTGGTTCATTTTTGTTGAATGCACGGGTCGGGTCAGGTAGGTTAGCGGGTTGGTGGGCTGGTAAACGTATTTTGACTAAGTTCGAGTTCCTGCATCTTGGTTAGGTTGCCAATCTCCCGTGGTAAGGATCCCTTGAGATTGTTCCCCCACAGTATAAGATTTTGCAGTGAGGAGATATTGTATATAGAGATCGGGACTGAGCCAGTAATTTGGGTTCCCTCCATGCCTAACATCACCAAATTAACAAGATTTCCGATTTTTTGTGGAATTATCCCTGCAATTCATGTGTAATAATTTTTTGTGGAATTAATTAGATACAATGCTACTAGCATTCATAAGATAAAACATACCAGTGAAATGGTTAGATCCGAGAGCCAACCCCTGCAGATTAGTTAATCTTTCAATTTCACTATGTATTGGTCCATCAAACTCATTATATGATAAAGATAATATTTGAAGTTCTGAACAATTTGGAAAGCTTGTAGGCACATGGCCATGAAGCTTGTTAAAAGACAAATAAAGCCCATTGAGTATTGGGATACCATTGCATAACCCATTGGGAAGATTTCCTGATAAGCTATGGTTTGAAAATGCAATGAATTCGATTATAGAAATATTGAAAATTGTGAATGGTATAGAACCCGTAAGTTGATTATCTTGTATGGACAACACGTTCATGTTGTGCAGATTGCCAATTCCTTCTGGAATGTTTCCTTGAAGTAAATTGTAAGATATTTCTAAAGTTTCCAACCTTGAGGCATTCAAGAGAGACAGAGGAATAGCGCCTATGAGCTTGTTACCCCTCAAGTTTAATTCTCTAAGGTTTATAAGACTTCCAATCACTTTTGGGATTTGACCATCTATGGAATTGAATTTTAGATTTAAAGTCTCAAGTGTggaaatattagaaaataaaGAAGGGATGGTACCAGTGAAACTATTATTTCCAAGATTTAGAACTTGAAGTTGGTGTAAAAACCCAAACAAGGAAGGAACCTCCCCGCTGAAGCTGTTGAAACTTAAATCAAGAAACTTAAGCCGACGTAAGCGTGCCATTTCTTGAGGCAAATTGCCATAGAAATTGTTGCTTCCCAAGTCAAGAGAAACAAGAAATGAGAGGTTACCAAAATTATGGGGAATTGTTCCTGTAAGAGCCATGTTGGAAAGATTCAAGGACTTCACCCTCTGGTGGCGAGAGCCACAAGTGACTCTAACCCAATGACAACAGAAGTAGCGGAATACCAGCTTTCATCTAAGTAGTGAAAGGGGTCCGAACTGATTTCGAATTTCAGGGAAAGAAGAGCTAATTGATCAGTGGTAATGTTGGTATGAGTCATGGCTGAACTAGCCATAACATAGTGAAGCAAAAAGAGTGTTGAGAGAAAAGAGGTTAATGCATTCTCCATAATTTCATAAAGTGGTAGGAATATGGATATGGTTAGTAATGATGTGGGTTTAAGACTTTAAATAGCAATGAGATCTCCTTTTTTATCCTCTTGATTTTTTCATTCACATATCTTTTAAGGAAACAGGAAAAGATTTCCTAATTGATAATGTCATCTCAAGACTAATAATACAACTAAATTGGAGCTCAAAGAAACAAAAAAGTGACTTTAATTTGTTCAAATGGCAGACCAAGAAAGAAATATAACTAGTTTTTGACTCGAAAAGGAGTCGTCCACTAACTTTTACAACCAAATATAAGATGCTCAATAACACAGCAAGACTGAATTGAATTATGTCATAGGTATATATTATGTTGTAAGATGAACCCATAATTTCAATATCACAATGAATTTATAAGAACGACTTTCATTTTCCTCACAGGTGACAGAAAATAAAGCTGTGCGCTCCAAAAAATAAGTCACAACAAACAAATTTAAGGGACAGATATGAAATTCATAATTTGAGAGGatcttctttattttatttttttaaaactccAGTGGACACAGGTGAAATTCATAATTTAAATTAACATTAAGACACTGACTATTACTCCCTCCCTTGTAGGGAAAACATCCCTAATTGCCCACCCAACTCAAACTAATTACTCGCCCATGCCTCCTCCCAAACTATTTTCGCTTCTGCCCAACCCAGCCCAAACTAATTACCCAACGTGCCCCTAGCCCAAACCCCTTCCTCCATGATAtcatcgcagtatatttatatatcatgatggtatcatggaggactaagtcATTTAAATACCACGATGGTGGGAGAATTGGATTTTTGGTCCTTTACAAACTTTATTTagttttatgacctttttacaaGTGATCTTCATTTTTTACATATAAGAGATTTGAAAAAGTCATTTTCTTTTATTCCAATTATAAGAGGGCAAGAGATCCTATTTTCACCGATGGTACCATGGTTCaaaggagtgtctcattgaaggactgaagtagtcctccatgatactatCACAATATACGTATATAAGACGATGGTATCATAGAAATTTTTTTCGTGAAAAGTGTGTCTTTTAAATAAATGAACTTGATcatccataataccatctcaatatatttatataccatgatggtatcatagaggactaagagaaggaccgAAGCAGTCTTCGATGATAAAAtgtcagtatatttatataccatgttggtatcatagtTTGGGGCATCTCGGATAAATAGTTTTAATTTTTTCTGGGGGTATGGGCGGGTAATTATTTTGATTTGAGGGGGCACgctcattcccccccccccccccccccccccaaaataaataaattgtacacactctttcctttttagtcagtcaaaAGAAGAATGACACATTTACATAGTTGTAacaattcaactttaaatttccaattttaccctcaATAAAATGATTTGTAGTCACATTTCTCAATgccttattttagaccacaagttccaaaagtcttcttttctttGTTAAACTCCATGCCCGGTCAAACACCCTCATACAAcatgagacagagggagtatatcatAACGAATAGGGATTTAGTTTTTGTGCCGCGTAAGATCCATTTAAAGGGGAAGCGCTTTACTACACCTTTTTAATTACATTCTCTTAACTACACTAATAAAGTTTTCGAATCAAAATAAAAGAGGACGAACTGAAGTGCTTTCCAGCTAAAAGAAAAAATCCAAACAGGCACGTCTTCatgtatttatttttgttttaaaaaaaaaaaaaaccttctcTTCCGCTTCTTTATCCCACATTAACATTCTATTTATGTGCTTAAAAATACTCCATTAACTATGTCTATAAGTCCCCTTTCTCCCACATTAACATTCTATTTATGTGCTTATAAATCCTCCATCAGTTACGTCTATAACTCCCAAATTATTTAAGTTGTGATATTATGATACCCTTTTGTATTACCAATATATGCCTATATAAGCTCATTATTAGCAGGAAACCCAAAATAAGATTTGCTCAGAAAATTACAGTCTGTTCAAGAATTAACAATCTTTTAGATTAGAGGATAGCATGCTATGGTTGTCATACATACACTCATAATATGATTTTGTAAACTCAAAAGAATTGGCCTACATATCAGTTTTGCATTTCCGTGTGGAAATTAATTTATTGGTTTGATGCTTTGGCCAAGGATGATTTAAACGCTAGAGAATATCTTTGTTAATGCATTAGTACGTTCAAAATTCTTAGTTTATATAAACCTTATGTAGCAGTGTGATCACTGACACCACGTAGCGATCTAATAGCTCAGTTGGTtaactacctgaactttcaccttgttagtGAAAGTTTGAATCCCCatgttgtaatcccctcccctaTTTCTCCTTCCCCTTCCCCTTCCCCttcccctatataataaaaaacaattaaaaaaaaatcactgacaCCACCAAAAGGAGTATCTACCATAAAGTCTAATTTTGAAATAGCCAGCAAACTGGTATCAATTATAGTTATTCTCTACATAACCGGTATCAATTATAGTTATTCTCtacatactcttttttttttcttttttcttttcccttCATTGTATGGAATTTTTGTAAAAGAAAAAAGGAGGAGGAAGGAGAAGAATCGAATTAAATATTAAAAGGGGTAGAAGCTTCTGATATTATGAAGTAATGGGCAGGGGGAGGGAGAAACTATTTTGTTCTTGAAGAAAAAATCTACTTTAAGTTGAAAAAATCTACTTTAAGTTGTaatttatatttcaaatttgTTTCTTTCGTCTTCCGCGATATTATAAATTGTCAGCTGTAGACTTTTTTGTTAGTAGTCATAACTCATAACTATTTTAAGTTTTCATTAGCTTGGACGTACTTCTCTAATGCTGTAGTCTATATGCACGAAGGGCTTTAGAAATGTTGATTAAATTTTTTGTCCTTTATTAAAAGACTCTATAATAGACAAACTGTTATTtactatttttataatatttattgAAAATAGATATTTAATTATCTCCTAATATTTAGCACTTCAAACCAACTAAATCAGGAGTCCTTTTCCCCTCTTTAAGGAGTCGTAATCTTTTATGTATTCACTTTCCATTTAAAATTGTTTACAATGCAAAATTTACGGATCTCTTTATGCAGCTAGAGACACAAGAACCTACCATAACGGATATTATTGCCATGAAAGAATTCTTATTTTATTGATAGAATCCTTCTAAGATTGTTCTAATTGTTTTTGGACGGGAAGCAGCAAATATAACAAAGACTAATCAAGAGCAAATTCTATGAAAAGCAAGGAACTCATAGCGCACATATAATAATTCAAATGGACAATAACGAGTAAGTATAACCAAACTTATCTCAAATAGCTTTTATCATATTGTTTATCTCTTTGGATAacttgattttcttttctttttctatttggACGAAAAATCAACAATCCATTCCAAAAAAGGAGCCAAATATTCCTATAAAAAAAGTCACTCTCTGTATTTTGTATCATAAATTTTTTAGGAGTATTTGTTTTAAGCTTTGATCCACCTGCAGAAAAGAGGTAACAAAAAATGATAAACTTCTTGATAGCAGTTATTAGTTCTCTATTTTACCCCTTATTTAAAATTGAGGATTGTTTTCGGTTTGATTTTGTCACTATTCGTTCTTGTCTTTTAAAACTTTTTCATACTTTTTTTTACCGCAAGATCATTAACATGTAGAAATAGTGTACTGGTACCCGTGTTATTTAAACATAACTCAATTAATTCATATATGTTCAATTACAGTAATGCAATATTTGTTGAAGTTCCTTTGTCTGCATGCAAACTATTTGACTATTTATTCATGTTTGCTGATAATATACATACACATTATAAAGCGAGAAGTTGTATCTAAATTTTTCTTTGAATTACTCTATTTGCAACAGGTTATTTTAACAGCTCCATATTATATTATGTAGTTGGTCAGACTTTATTCTAATTGACTAAACTTTCTAACTGCACCTTTTACAATTTATTAATAGCTATTGTAAACACAAATTGCTCACTTTATGATAAAAGAATAAAAGCTTATGTTACATTTAAATTAGATATTGTTTTGTAGAATTTTCTTAACAATTACAGGCATTTTGAGAATGGGAATGGAATCAGATTTGACGAAAGAACATGTACAATCACTGGAAGGTGAGCGTTTGTGCCGACATATTTGACATTTGTTGACCAAGAGATAATGTTCTCTTATTTGTAtcgtatttcttacttatttgtCCTATTTTATTAACACCAAAATATGGATAAATTAACATATAGAGAAAGATCAAACCATACCCTTTAATGAACATGTTCAAAAGTTTGAAAGATTTATTTTGACCAAACTAAAGCTATTACGTTAAATGGTCGTGTAAATAGTATAAATTCTAATTATTCATTTGTAAATAAAGGGAGTTGAAAATATCTTTTACTACGATTCTTTTTAGCTAATTATATCACTAAGCATTGTGTCTTAGTGGATACAATTATACAATTATTATCAAAGAATGCAccgaatatatattttttgacCACAGAATTATCGAATATTTAGGATTTCTAATATCAGAATTCTTATGGCTACCAAGATAACATTTTTTATCCCTTGTCAATTGCTTTAAAATGTCTCTTTGATCTTACatataatttttaaaagtttCGTTTGTTGTTTGTTTATATATAATTgactaaaaaataaattttcaatttttatttcttgtttattgCTTATGATATAATTAAATCAGGTGGATTCATTGTACTTTGGGGGTTTTGAGCTGGCACATTATTTCAACAagtcttttacttttttttttttttttgacttgatATGCAATAACCGTAAAGTATTACTTATGAAAATTATATTCATATGTGCAGTTAGTTGAACGCATACAGGTTTTTATTAATTAAAGGGTTTTTCTATTTAAAGTGACGATTTTAAAAAAGGATTATTTATTTACAGAGTCGTCACTTGGAATTGCCTTATTGAATCTCTactcaaaaggaaatgactcttttattattggTCTGCGAAAATAAAAGACCGGGTAAGCTGTTGACCGGAGAGAATGTGTTAGGCATTCCCAGAGTCTCGtagttctagcacggtcgcttttatCAACTTATACTTGGTTATAATTAAATTTTGGATAAAAAGTGTTTTAATTATTTAAACTTAGGAGCTGTGTATACGCACAATGTCTttcattaattatatattattagAGTGTCAAggagcccatttggattgacttataagttgcttatacggattgacttataagttgcttataagctgttttcagtttttttgagtgtttggctggccaacttaaagccattttgtggttaaaataagcccaaaaaaataattggacccgtttgacttagcttatctaaagcagcttataagctgaaacaacttataagctgctttttttaagcccatccaaacaggctcaaggAGCGGGATGACCCACATgacttttctttaattatatgcatttaaTCAAGGAACGAGTCTGTCCACATGGTCAACACAATTATCTAATAACATTAATTTATTGACTCAGTAATCAAGTGTTAGCTACGAGTTCACCAGGATTTATAACTTTTGATACAGAGCATAGATATGGAAAAATCTACTAAAATATCAACAAGTATTAGGTCTGAATCCTTAATTTTAATATTACCATGAATTCAATATTGAATAAAAGGGGAAGAGGGTGATAAGGTGGCATGTCATTACTTCAAGCTTAGATCTCCCTTGAACATTTCATTATTAGAATTTGTCCTCATAAATATTTGCATCAACATGATCTCGTAACTATAAACATCACATTTTGTTGACACCAATATATCCATCTAGTCCATACTCTACAGTCAAACAATTTTAAAATATATGCTCTGTGTtacaatttatatgacactcttttctttttaagcagtccaaaaaagaatgacacatctCTACATTTAGCAACAATTTAACTTATTtagcaacaatttaactttaaaatacttattttacccttaatgaaatgatataCAGCCACGTAAACATCATAACTACTATTTTTCTTATTTGATCTATGCTTTGATGAGGTGGGGCATGGGGGGACACTAATATTGAAGAACCACACAATGCTTCATTGAAGAGAAAAAAAACTGACTCgagagactttttttttttttttttttgtgtgtgtgtgttttttcaCCCCTCCCCCAGGAGCTCCTCCTTTTTGCTTCCTTGGTgactcgaacccacaaccttCAGATTGGAGACGGAGGGTGCTTACCATCTGAACAACCTCTTGAGGGTAATACATATAAGaagtttttttaataatttaaaaGTCAAAAATATATTATAGTCACTTGTTCAATGTTGAACTCAGTATTCATTGATTAGATGCCACTAAGTTTGATCAAATGCAGCTTTATATATCCAAATTATTTGGATTTCTCTTTAACGATAATCATAGTAATATTTAAATATAATTTGTTTCGTACTAGTTTTCTAAATTGTTGCTCCATATTACCTGTTCTCATCAAGCTAAGGAGAAAATTTTAGGATCAAAGAAAAAATTCCTAATGGTTTAGCAAAACCCAAGTAGTTATTTTTGGGTACAAACtactcttttaagaacataaaaaaaaaaaaaaaaaaaaaaaaaagaacaaggttCATagctatatctatatctatatattattaaaacaGGATAGTTTTAGGACAAAAAGTGGTTACTTagttattaattagttaatttaGTTAgtgttttgaattttaatttaaaaataaatgggATGTTATCAAGTGGTAAAGTTAATAAatgtaaatgaaaaaaaaaattacaaacgCAGGACCAATTTGGTTCGGCCAAATCAGGATAATGGTCCGGAACTTCCGAGCGTTACTTAGAATTATAGTTttccatttcatttttatttgtaattgtatctaaaaaaaatgaagagaaaaaagtaagaaagaaaggaagtggGAAAAAGGTGGTTGCCCGTTTTAAAACTACTGAGTACGCCGTATCTGTTTGATCCGCCTTGTGTTCCATTTGATATTTAGAAGATGATGCAATAGCAAAGGCTGAAACAACAAGCATTGATGTAGCAATTCCTTTATCATCCCGGTCTCCTAGCACCCCCTTAGGTAATTTCAAAAGTTTcacatttttttccaatttcatATTTTGGTTACTTGCTCGAGTTCTTAATCTTTACTGGGTTTAATAGCCTGAATATCAACGAagcattttattttcatttatgGGTTTTTGTTTTGTGATTCTAGGTCCTTTTTCGTATTTTGCTTTTTGGGTTGTTGTTTGTGATTCTGGGTCCAAATTGGAGTTTCAGCATCTCTCCAGAAACTTTTTTCATTTTATGCCTGTTCCCTGCTCGATGTTTTTCGCTTTATAGTTTTGCTCTGTTTCTTTTGTGGCTTTGCTGAGCAGGAATTTGGTTGTTATGTCGGCTTATCGGTTTCAGTTTTATTTCTTCGCATCAATGGAGTTGTTGCCAGGCAGAACACACATTCAAAAGTTTGCTTCTTTTTCATTATGTTTAGCATATCTGTTTGAGGATTTCTAAGAGATCTATTGTTTTTGGAGGTTTGAAATTTTGTATTAGGAATTTTAATTATATTGAAAGAGAATGATGATGATATATTTTGGCCTATTCGACTTGAAAGTCGATCCCGAAGTATCTGTGTCACATTTGTATGTGTTACTAGCCTTAAGTAATATCATCTCCTCTTAGTTTTACATCCTTCTTGGGTTTGAGACTAGATTGTATGTTAACCTATAAGAATAAGCCTTCTGGAATCTTTTTAACTTTTGTGCTGCTTAATTTTGACAACTGTGATTAAAAAGCTTGAAACTATATTGAAGCTGCAgtaaatttgaatttttttattttttacggttgatacattttctatatacAAATTTGGGACTCAAACTAATTATgtgtttatttttcatctttttagGTTTTTCAGTTATCTGTATAAAGCCAGCATCCTGATCCACAAGGCTCcatttagtttttattttttttgacagGCAGATGAAGAGAGTTTAGGGTCGCatttcctaatttttttttttgggcggtATGACGGTATGGTTGTCCGAGATTTCTATATTGTTCTCAACTTCCGTTTAAAGGTATCTGATTATGATGTTGTTGAATGCTAGTAGTTCCATTAGTCGCAACAATAGTTGTTCAATGAATGTCTAAATTTCATTAATCTTTGTTTACTGCCCTTGTGGCGAAAGCTGGTggctttttgttttgttttatgacgAGCTACCCCTTTTTCCAATACATGTAAATAGGCTAATAGCTATGGGATATAGCTTCTTACGGTAATCATATCTTCCTTAGCGTTTGTTCGTAGGATTCAAGTTCAAAGTATTTTAGTCACTGTTCATGTAAAAATAATGACCATTATAGCTTTCTTGGTCTGATAATTAAGTTCTCTAATTTGGTTTTATTGTTTAGTTATGCATGTTGGTTCCTGCTGAAAAGGTTGTTGATTGATCTACTTTGATTCCCATCATCAATGCCAGCAGCTGCTGCAATCTTTACTGCGCACTCTCGGTGTGTCTAATGAGCGGGAATAAAACCTGTGAGAAGCATAGCAGCTACGTTAAAGATCAACTTTTGTAAGTATAGTATCGATGAATATCAATTTATTGAGAAATCGACAGAGATGTTTGATTGTGGCCCTTCTCTTTGGTATAACCAGGAATGCTCGAAATTGATGGTTTCTTTTCCATCAGAAGGCTACTATTGGGAAGCTTACTGATGTGCACCGAAAGTACAACGCTTCTAAATGTAGATATGCTGCTAGATGTGAACCAACCTTTTTTCTATTAGAAGGATGGTTCTATGTTAGAATGTGAAGTGAAGAAATTAAAGTCACGGTGATAATAAGCTGCTTCAACCATCAACCTCTAGCACTCTGCAGATCAATTAGTTTAGTTTCCTCATAATCTTGTGTATCAGCAGGGTTTATGCATATTTCATTTTGCATCCTGTATGCAGCTAAATTGAACGGACTTTAATTTTGTTGTCACCCTTCCCTTTATATCATCTGAAAAATAGAAGGTAAATAGTTATACGTCATTTAAACAGCTTATTCTTTAGAAACAAAAGTTTTGCACGTTTCACTATAACAAATTGCTTTGGTTGATGTAAGATGAGTATTCTCTATTTATAGTCACTCTTAATTGTGTTAGTTGCAGTGACATCCTTTTTGTTTTCACCATTTCCTATTTTCTAGAATTCAAGAACTGCTGTTAGGCAAAACCAATGTCATTCATGCCGCTGCAGTTATATTATGTTTTGTAAGGTACTCTACCTAAACACCTGCTTGGAACAAATATTGAGTTTCTGTTATATGTTGCATTATGCTTTTCGATCGTTGTATACCATTTTACATGAGGAGCTTGGGTGCTCGTGGAACTCGATAGGGATATCTGGATCAGAACCCTTACTTCTTCTTTCTTGCTGAACCAGTAAATTCCCTAAGATAATTCCTATCATCTAAACATTATTACATTAGGATAATATTATATCAGCAAGAATGTAGGATATCTGATTACCAGTCAATCCTGCCCCACATAAATCTATTGGATGATTACTTTTTCTCTGTCCATATTAGCTTTGAATTTATGGTTATTCATTTATATGTATTCTATTTTTGTCTCACTTATGTTCAATTGCATGTTATTGCTCCAGGTCACAGTTCAGCTGCTAACCTCTTAAACAGGATTCAAGTAGCACATCTTAACATCTAAAGTCACATGATTTTTGTTATGAGCAAAGTGACAGAAGGTGCATTTGACTTGCAGAGCATTTGAGCAGCAAATGGAACTTAGGGAGAGAGGTTTGTAGTCAGGATATGAGAATAAGCATGATGAATTTGTTACTGGGGAAGTCCTATTTCAGGAGGCATCGGCCATGATCACATTGATAAAGTCTCATTTAATCGGCTGGCGTGTTTCTTCTCTCCGCTATTTTATGTTATTCTATCCTTTATAATTGACACACCAACTATATTCTCCATTAGCAAAAAGTGAAGGATAATAGACGAAGATGAATGAACAAAATAAGAAGTTGCTGGCGAATGAGAGGCAGATATACAAAGCTGTGTTTAGTTTGAACAATGTAATACTGTCCGCAAAGGAGAATCTTTTGATCCGATATCTTAGTACAAAGCGGGAAAGATGAATACTATTGCCTGCCTCAAAATTATTATTACTTTTTTAATCCTTTAATTGCTTTTTGCACTACATGTAGAGTTTGAGGATCTATTATACATATAAGaaccttttccttttctttctaagcATGATTCCACCATTTAATTACATTTTGTCAATGGTTGCTGTCATAAGGTTATTTCAATAAGTTATTGGTAGTATATGTTAGAGACCTCACAACTGGAATTGAGAATGCTCTTTAAATAATTGTGAACGCAGAAAAACTAATTTGATAAGTACAACAAATAGATTATATTATGTGCTAGGGTATCCAAAAGTTATTAGATTCCATGTGGATGATTTATAAACTTTTAGGAAGTGGGTTGATGCTCCAGTCATATAACTTTGTAAACTTTCAACTGCATTGCAATTTTCATTATCAGTGTATTGTATATGACTATGACAATTTATAACTTTTAGTCTATCAGATCTTGCAAATAAGATGTTTCAACTTAGTTGCAAATTCAAACAAGTACAACTAAAAGTAACACTCAACAACTAACGACTTACTAACAACTAACAACAACATTCTGTACTAGATTGATGCATCTCTCTAACTCTTCATTAGCACTGTTGCCGACTTGCCTTACAATGACTAGAAATTAAAGTTACAGGTT
Protein-coding sequences here:
- the LOC132620240 gene encoding LRR receptor-like serine/threonine-protein kinase RGI5 — translated: MALTGTIPHNFGNLSFLVSLDLGSNNFYGNLPQEMARLRRLKFLDLSFNSFSGEVPSLFGFLHQLQVLNLGNNSFTGTIPSLFSNISTLETLNLKFNSIDGQIPKVIGSLINLRELNLRGNKLIGAIPLSLLNASRLETLEISYNLLQGNIPEGIGNLHNMNVLSIQDNQLTGSIPFTIFNISIIEFIAFSNHSLSGNLPNGLCNGIPILNGLYLSFNKLHGHVPTSFPNCSELQILSLSYNEFDGPIHSEIERLTNLQGLALGSNHFTGMFYLMNASSIVSN